One window of Parabacteroides sp. FAFU027 genomic DNA carries:
- a CDS encoding LytR/AlgR family response regulator transcription factor has protein sequence MSQLRTLIIDDEHLARKLLSDYVQKIPDLTLVGTCANAFETLEFLKKESVDLIFSDIHMPDLTGLELIRMLKNRPAVIFTTAYSEFALESYELEAIDYLLKPIAFPRFFQAANKAIERLRMKNIEKTEIQATASSVAESSLHAEKDFLMVRADHKMYRINFSELIFIEGQSEYVTFHLTTRKITAYYSLKKLEEELPANLFCRVHKSYIIALKSIEVIEGNLISIAGRKISIGKIYKDNLMQQLYPEVEVGKEA, from the coding sequence ATGTCCCAACTAAGAACATTAATAATTGACGACGAGCACCTGGCTCGTAAACTGTTGAGTGATTATGTCCAAAAGATCCCTGATCTGACACTTGTAGGAACCTGTGCCAATGCATTCGAGACGCTGGAATTCCTGAAGAAAGAGAGTGTTGATTTGATTTTCAGCGATATACATATGCCTGACCTGACAGGTTTGGAGCTAATTAGAATGCTAAAGAACCGTCCGGCAGTCATTTTTACTACGGCTTATTCTGAATTTGCACTGGAAAGTTATGAGCTGGAGGCTATAGATTATTTGCTTAAGCCGATTGCCTTCCCCCGTTTCTTCCAGGCTGCCAACAAAGCAATTGAACGACTCCGTATGAAGAATATAGAAAAGACTGAAATTCAAGCAACTGCTTCTTCTGTTGCAGAATCATCTCTACATGCAGAAAAGGATTTCCTGATGGTGCGGGCAGATCACAAAATGTACCGAATCAATTTTTCAGAACTGATTTTTATCGAAGGACAAAGCGAATATGTGACCTTTCACCTGACAACAAGGAAAATAACAGCCTATTATTCTTTAAAGAAGCTGGAAGAGGAACTACCGGCCAATCTTTTTTGCCGGGTGCATAAATCCTATATTATCGCATTGAAGTCGATTGAAGTGATAGAAGGGAACCTGATTTCCATTGCCGGAAGAAAGATCTCCATTGGCAAGATTTATAAGGATAATCTGATGCAGCAACTTTACCCGGAAGTTGAAGTCGGGAAGGAAGCATAA
- a CDS encoding pseudouridine synthase, protein MLEILYQDECLIAINKPCGLLVHRTSIAEENEKFALQMLRDQIGRKLYPVHRIDRPTSGVLLFAFSSDCAKKLNEQLTNGELHKQYSALVRGWIHQEVICERQVKNDRGNLQDASTRFIPVKQFELPLATDRYPTARFSIIDAYPLTGRWHQIRQHLAQLRHYIINDRVHGDGKQNRIFTEKMEISEMFLHARSIRIYHPETNHKLFIEAPFPSHWQIITNSRFIVQIGYL, encoded by the coding sequence ATGCTGGAAATACTTTATCAAGATGAGTGTTTAATCGCTATTAATAAACCCTGCGGATTACTGGTTCACCGCACTTCTATTGCAGAGGAGAACGAAAAATTTGCATTGCAGATGCTTCGTGACCAGATTGGACGGAAACTATATCCTGTGCATCGCATAGACCGTCCTACTTCAGGAGTGCTACTCTTTGCTTTCTCTTCAGACTGCGCAAAAAAGCTCAACGAACAACTGACTAATGGCGAATTACACAAACAATATTCGGCATTAGTTCGCGGCTGGATCCATCAGGAAGTTATATGTGAACGCCAGGTAAAAAATGACCGGGGCAATCTTCAGGATGCTTCTACTCGATTTATTCCGGTAAAGCAATTCGAACTACCGCTGGCTACTGACCGCTACCCTACTGCACGATTCTCTATTATCGATGCTTATCCGCTCACAGGACGCTGGCACCAAATCCGCCAACATCTGGCTCAACTTCGACATTACATCATCAACGACCGGGTACATGGCGATGGTAAGCAAAACCGCATTTTCACCGAAAAGATGGAAATAAGCGAAATGTTTCTGCACGCTCGCTCGATTCGGATTTATCATCCGGAAACCAACCACAAGCTTTTTATAGAAGCTCCATTCCCATCTCATTGGCAGATTATTACGAACAGCCGGTTTATTGTACAAATTGGCTATCTCTAA
- a CDS encoding sensor histidine kinase: protein MKKISFSQLTESKLGEFLLWLSVFILLTVNNARFSLTASLLLAFFSLLGMVGISFLNRFVLIPRLFKFHRNYLYVIASIVCILIFIQIFSAIDRELIHRFLPPFLHEHRPRRMFFDGHKPPFGAFDIMPLLKTGFTIVGSFLVTTLIHVISKVKQEEKRTQQLMTEKGLMELKFLKSQINPHFMFNALNNIYSMIYTGDKNAGNSVLKLSEMLRYVMDECQAELIPIEREIHYIENYIDFQQLRAENMMNVVFNKSIHNTQIQLPPMLFQPFVENCFKHSRIDQNPNSSITITLSENHDGLLFIAENTIPSQKLITELTKRDGIGINNVKKRLELLFPDNHSLEINKSDNLFRVKLLINLNSPENI, encoded by the coding sequence ATGAAGAAAATCAGTTTTTCCCAACTGACTGAAAGTAAATTAGGTGAGTTCCTGCTCTGGCTTTCGGTTTTTATATTATTGACGGTAAATAATGCCCGTTTCAGTCTGACGGCCTCTCTGCTGCTGGCTTTTTTCAGCCTGCTCGGCATGGTTGGCATTTCATTTCTGAACCGTTTCGTATTGATTCCCCGTCTATTCAAATTTCATCGCAATTACCTTTATGTGATCGCATCTATCGTTTGTATCCTGATTTTTATCCAGATATTTTCTGCTATTGACAGGGAACTCATTCACCGGTTTTTACCGCCTTTTTTACATGAACATCGTCCTCGTCGAATGTTTTTTGACGGGCACAAGCCTCCTTTCGGGGCATTTGATATTATGCCGCTCCTAAAAACAGGATTTACCATTGTCGGCTCATTCCTTGTCACAACCCTCATTCATGTAATCTCCAAGGTAAAGCAAGAGGAAAAAAGAACACAGCAATTGATGACTGAAAAGGGATTGATGGAACTGAAATTCCTGAAATCACAGATTAATCCTCATTTTATGTTCAATGCGCTAAACAACATCTATTCAATGATTTACACGGGGGATAAAAATGCGGGGAATTCCGTACTGAAGCTCTCGGAGATGTTGCGCTATGTGATGGATGAATGCCAGGCGGAACTGATTCCCATCGAACGTGAGATTCATTACATTGAGAATTACATTGATTTTCAGCAATTACGGGCCGAAAATATGATGAATGTGGTTTTCAATAAATCAATTCACAACACACAGATTCAGCTACCGCCCATGCTTTTCCAGCCCTTTGTGGAAAACTGTTTCAAGCATAGTCGCATAGACCAGAATCCTAATTCGAGTATAACTATTACGTTATCAGAGAATCACGACGGACTTTTATTTATTGCTGAAAATACGATTCCGTCTCAAAAACTAATAACCGAACTTACTAAACGCGACGGCATCGGAATCAATAATGTAAAGAAAAGGCTGGAGTTGCTCTTCCCGGATAATCATTCTCTGGAGATTAATAAAAGCGACAATCTGTTCCGGGTAAAGCTTTTGATTAATCTGAATTCACCTGAGAATATATAA
- a CDS encoding lipoprotein signal peptidase — protein MKLTTGHKSILIIFAVLFVDQFVKIWIKTHMQLHESIEVTKWFYIYFTENNGMAFGMELFSKIFLSLFRIVAVGFIGYYLHKIIKRQLNTGYIYCISLILAGAAGNIFDCLFYGLIFDHSWGQVAELFPVGGGYAPMFYGKVVDMLYFPLINTTLPHWVPIWGGEDFIFFRPIFNIADAAISVGVVILILFYNKQLNEETSKPKKHEDA, from the coding sequence ATGAAACTTACAACCGGCCATAAGTCCATCTTAATCATCTTTGCTGTATTATTTGTTGACCAATTTGTGAAAATCTGGATTAAGACGCACATGCAGTTGCACGAGTCGATTGAGGTGACCAAATGGTTTTATATCTATTTTACGGAAAACAACGGAATGGCCTTTGGCATGGAGCTTTTCAGCAAGATTTTCCTTTCGTTGTTCCGTATCGTAGCCGTGGGGTTTATAGGGTATTATTTGCATAAGATCATAAAGCGTCAACTCAATACTGGATATATCTATTGTATTTCTCTGATTCTGGCGGGTGCTGCCGGTAATATTTTTGATTGTCTGTTTTACGGGCTGATTTTTGACCATAGCTGGGGACAGGTGGCTGAACTTTTTCCCGTTGGAGGAGGGTATGCCCCCATGTTTTATGGAAAGGTGGTCGATATGCTTTACTTTCCTCTGATAAATACCACTTTACCTCACTGGGTTCCGATTTGGGGAGGGGAAGATTTTATTTTCTTCAGACCGATTTTTAATATTGCAGATGCAGCGATATCTGTGGGGGTGGTCATCTTGATTCTCTTTTATAATAAACAATTAAATGAAGAGACTTCAAAACCGAAAAAACACGAAGATGCGTAA
- a CDS encoding MBL fold metallo-hydrolase, producing the protein MGLRFLSLASGSSGNCYYLGNKDYGILIDAGIGVRTIKKALKDKDIPFESIVALFITHDHADHIKSAGVLGEKYYIPVYSTEEIHVGMNKNYSMTEKIYQSKRLITKNEAVELRDFMITPFEVPHDGTDNVGYFIQYNGQNFVFATDLGHIPNDVAMYLSQANYLVLEANYDTEMLKNGRYSPFLKQRVASNNGHMSNSDTADFLATVYDEKLKYVFLCHLSQDNNHPELAYKTMEYRLNQNNIKLGKDLHLTVLKRTTPSELYEF; encoded by the coding sequence ATGGGATTACGATTTTTAAGCCTTGCCAGCGGGAGTAGTGGGAATTGCTATTACCTTGGAAATAAAGATTATGGCATTCTGATTGACGCTGGAATAGGGGTAAGGACTATAAAAAAAGCACTGAAGGATAAAGATATACCGTTTGAATCAATAGTTGCATTGTTCATCACACATGATCATGCCGACCATATCAAATCGGCTGGTGTACTGGGTGAAAAATACTATATTCCCGTTTATTCTACAGAGGAAATTCATGTAGGGATGAATAAGAACTACTCGATGACGGAGAAGATTTATCAATCAAAACGGCTGATTACTAAAAATGAGGCCGTTGAGCTGCGTGATTTCATGATAACGCCATTTGAGGTTCCTCACGATGGAACGGATAATGTCGGCTACTTTATCCAGTATAACGGCCAGAATTTTGTCTTTGCAACCGATTTGGGGCATATTCCCAATGATGTGGCGATGTATCTGTCGCAGGCAAACTATCTGGTACTCGAAGCCAACTATGACACGGAGATGCTTAAAAACGGCCGCTATTCGCCTTTCTTGAAACAACGGGTAGCAAGTAATAACGGGCACATGTCAAATAGTGATACGGCTGACTTTCTGGCAACCGTGTATGATGAAAAACTGAAATATGTTTTTCTCTGCCACCTGAGCCAGGATAACAACCATCCGGAATTGGCCTACAAGACGATGGAATATCGTTTAAACCAAAATAATATTAAGCTCGGAAAAGACCTCCATTTAACCGTCCTAAAGCGAACAACGCCTTCAGAACTGTATGAGTTCTAA
- the ileS gene encoding isoleucine--tRNA ligase, with protein sequence MKKFNEYSRFDLSEINKEMLKKWDENDVFHKSLATREGKPSFVFYEGPPSANGMPGIHHVMARSIKDIFCRYKTMKGFHVKRKAGWDTHGLPVELGVEKALGITKEDIGRKITVAEYNAACRKDVMKYTKEWEDLTHKMGYWVDMNDPYITYDNRYIETLWYLLKELYKKDFLYKGYTIQPYSPAAGTGLSTHELNQPGCYKDVKDTTCVAQFKVKASALEKLNLPEWGETYFLAWTTTPWTLPSNTALCVGPNIEYVAIQTYNPYTHVPETVIMAKPLVGTLFSAKANALKLEDYKSGDKLIPFNIISECKGFDLEGLEYEQLIPWINPGDGAFRVITGEFVTTEDGTGIVHIAPTFGADDDRVAKAHGVPPLMLIDKDGNRRPMVDLSGKYFNLADLDVEFVKESVNTELYNEFAGRFVKNAYDANLKEDDATLDVDICVMLKQQNLAFKIEKHTHNYPHCWRTDKPVLYYPLDSWFIRTTACRDRLIELNNTINWKPQSTGTGRFGKWLENLQDWNLSRSRYWGTPLPIWRTEDGLEELCVGSVEELYNEIEKAVAAGLMDENPIKSFQPGVYTTENYDKIDLHRPFVDDITLISGSGKPMKRELDLIDVWFDSGAMPYAQIHYPFENKEAFDSKDIYPADFIAEGVDQTRGWFFTLHAIATMCFDSKAFKTVVSNGLVLDKNGNKMSKRLGNAVDPFSTIDKYGSDPLRWYMITNASPWDNLKFDIEGIEEVRRKFFGTLYNTYSFFALYANVDSFAFAEAEIPYNERPEIDRWIISLLNTLVKDVDEYYASYEPTKAGRAISDFVNDNLSNWYVRLNRKRFWGGVLDDDKKAAYQTLHACLVTVAQLMAPIAPFFADSLYNKLISDEDNFKSVHLSDFPVCHAEVVDKTLEERMQLAQDISSMALALRKKVNIKVRQPLHEIKIPYSDASLKENILCVSDIIRNELNVKGIGFIPASEGFIVRKIKPDFKKLGPKCGKNMKQVAVMLQELTQPQIVAFEEDGNYVLKIDNQEIVVDLTDVEFISEDIPGWLVANEGKLTVALDITITDDLRKEGLARELVNRIQNIRKSSGFEITDKIKIKLSSHEQINDAVKEYADYIANQVLATDIELVDEVKDGTELNFDEFILFVNVIKA encoded by the coding sequence ATGAAAAAATTTAATGAGTATTCCCGTTTTGATTTATCTGAAATCAATAAAGAGATGTTGAAGAAATGGGATGAAAACGATGTCTTTCACAAGAGTTTAGCTACCCGCGAAGGAAAACCGTCATTCGTATTTTACGAAGGGCCTCCATCCGCAAACGGTATGCCCGGTATTCACCACGTGATGGCCCGTTCAATTAAAGACATTTTCTGCCGGTATAAAACAATGAAGGGCTTCCACGTAAAACGTAAAGCCGGATGGGATACGCACGGTCTTCCTGTAGAGTTGGGCGTGGAAAAAGCGCTCGGTATTACCAAGGAAGATATCGGTAGAAAAATCACTGTGGCAGAGTATAACGCTGCCTGCCGTAAAGATGTGATGAAATATACCAAAGAATGGGAAGACCTGACCCATAAAATGGGTTATTGGGTGGATATGAACGATCCATACATCACTTATGACAACCGCTATATTGAGACGCTTTGGTATTTGCTCAAAGAGCTTTACAAAAAAGACTTCCTTTATAAAGGTTACACCATTCAGCCATATTCTCCTGCTGCAGGTACCGGTCTGAGTACACACGAGTTGAATCAGCCGGGATGTTATAAGGATGTCAAAGATACTACCTGTGTGGCTCAGTTTAAGGTAAAAGCTTCTGCTTTGGAAAAACTGAATCTGCCAGAATGGGGTGAAACATATTTCCTTGCCTGGACGACCACTCCATGGACGTTACCTTCCAATACTGCACTTTGTGTAGGCCCGAATATCGAGTATGTTGCTATTCAAACCTACAATCCATATACTCATGTGCCTGAAACGGTGATCATGGCAAAACCATTGGTAGGAACGCTCTTCAGCGCTAAAGCCAATGCCTTGAAGCTGGAAGATTACAAATCAGGTGATAAGCTGATTCCTTTCAATATTATTTCGGAATGTAAAGGTTTTGACCTTGAGGGGCTTGAGTACGAGCAGTTAATTCCATGGATTAATCCGGGAGATGGTGCTTTTCGCGTGATTACCGGAGAGTTTGTAACTACCGAAGACGGTACAGGTATCGTACACATTGCACCTACCTTTGGTGCTGATGACGACCGTGTGGCTAAAGCACATGGCGTGCCGCCGTTGATGCTGATTGATAAAGACGGCAACCGTCGTCCTATGGTTGACCTGAGTGGTAAATACTTCAATCTGGCTGATCTGGATGTTGAATTCGTAAAAGAATCTGTAAACACAGAGCTATATAATGAATTTGCAGGACGCTTCGTGAAAAACGCTTACGATGCGAACCTGAAAGAGGATGATGCAACGCTTGATGTGGACATCTGTGTGATGCTGAAACAGCAAAATCTGGCGTTCAAGATCGAAAAACATACCCACAACTACCCACATTGCTGGCGTACCGACAAACCGGTCCTTTACTATCCGTTGGATAGCTGGTTTATCCGCACTACAGCTTGCCGTGACCGCCTGATCGAACTCAACAATACAATCAACTGGAAACCGCAATCAACCGGTACAGGCCGTTTCGGTAAATGGTTGGAAAACCTGCAAGACTGGAACCTGTCACGCAGCCGTTACTGGGGTACTCCGCTGCCAATCTGGCGTACTGAGGATGGCCTGGAAGAGCTATGTGTGGGTTCGGTAGAAGAGCTTTACAATGAAATCGAAAAAGCCGTTGCCGCAGGGTTGATGGACGAAAATCCGATCAAATCATTCCAACCGGGTGTTTATACCACTGAAAATTATGATAAAATAGATCTACACCGTCCGTTTGTGGATGATATCACGTTGATTTCCGGAAGTGGAAAACCGATGAAGCGTGAGCTTGACCTGATTGACGTTTGGTTTGATTCAGGAGCCATGCCATATGCTCAGATTCATTATCCGTTTGAAAATAAAGAGGCATTTGATAGCAAAGATATTTATCCGGCAGACTTCATCGCGGAAGGTGTTGACCAGACTCGTGGCTGGTTCTTTACATTGCATGCTATTGCAACGATGTGTTTTGATTCAAAAGCATTCAAAACTGTAGTTTCTAACGGTTTGGTTCTGGATAAAAACGGGAACAAGATGTCTAAACGTCTCGGTAATGCTGTGGATCCATTCTCAACAATTGATAAATATGGTTCTGATCCGCTGCGCTGGTATATGATTACTAATGCGTCACCGTGGGATAACCTCAAATTTGACATCGAAGGTATCGAAGAAGTTCGCCGTAAATTCTTCGGTACGCTATACAATACCTATTCATTCTTTGCCCTTTATGCCAATGTGGACAGTTTCGCGTTTGCTGAGGCTGAAATTCCGTACAACGAGCGTCCGGAGATTGACCGCTGGATCATTTCATTGCTGAATACATTGGTAAAAGATGTGGATGAATATTATGCATCTTACGAGCCTACCAAAGCCGGACGTGCTATCTCCGACTTCGTAAACGACAATCTGAGTAACTGGTACGTTCGCCTGAACCGTAAACGTTTCTGGGGTGGGGTGTTGGATGACGATAAAAAAGCGGCATATCAGACATTACATGCATGTTTGGTAACTGTTGCACAGTTAATGGCTCCTATTGCTCCATTTTTCGCAGATAGCCTTTATAATAAATTAATTTCAGACGAGGATAATTTTAAGTCGGTTCACTTGTCTGATTTCCCGGTTTGTCATGCAGAAGTAGTGGACAAAACATTAGAGGAGCGTATGCAACTGGCACAGGATATTTCATCTATGGCATTGGCATTGCGCAAGAAGGTAAATATCAAAGTCCGTCAACCGCTGCATGAGATCAAAATCCCGTATTCGGATGCATCATTAAAAGAGAATATACTTTGTGTAAGCGATATTATCCGTAATGAATTAAATGTAAAAGGAATCGGCTTTATTCCAGCTTCAGAAGGATTTATTGTCCGCAAGATCAAACCGGACTTCAAGAAGTTAGGTCCAAAATGCGGTAAAAATATGAAGCAGGTGGCAGTAATGCTTCAAGAGCTTACACAACCTCAGATTGTGGCATTTGAAGAAGACGGAAATTATGTACTGAAAATCGACAATCAGGAGATTGTGGTTGACCTGACCGACGTGGAATTTATCTCGGAAGATATCCCGGGCTGGTTGGTGGCAAATGAAGGCAAACTAACCGTAGCACTTGACATCACTATCACCGACGATTTGCGTAAAGAAGGGCTTGCCCGTGAGCTGGTAAATCGTATCCAGAACATTCGTAAATCAAGCGGATTTGAGATTACAGATAAAATTAAGATCAAATTATCCAGTCACGAACAAATAAATGATGCGGTCAAAGAATATGCTGATTACATCGCTAATCAGGTGTTGGCAACTGACATTGAACTGGTTGACGAAGTAAAAGATGGTACGGAGTTGAACTTTGATGAATTTATCTTGTTTGTTAATGTAATAAAAGCGTAA
- a CDS encoding DUF4296 domain-containing protein gives MKRLQNRKNTKMRKQISRILWIILLLASIIACSKTPKGVISEKKMENILYDCYVGSSMTENQSIDPRLDPSQVKRQYLFSVLKKYEVSKAEYDSSLNWYAQNLKVYLKVYDHVIARLKKEQKKIQLEKGESAQQQGNIASGDTVNIWTRSNLALLNELPAFSHSFAEIRANESFQLNDLYKFTANVRNLRSSGNFSPKMVLTVCYTNDSTQTVSRNINNSSRVELQLKTSSSRKVDKVIAGFTQNGSGMVMIENISLLRIHEKKKP, from the coding sequence ATGAAGAGACTTCAAAACCGAAAAAACACGAAGATGCGTAAGCAGATTTCCCGAATATTGTGGATAATATTGCTGCTGGCAAGCATTATCGCCTGTTCCAAAACGCCTAAAGGGGTTATTTCAGAGAAGAAAATGGAGAATATTCTTTACGATTGCTATGTCGGTTCGAGTATGACTGAAAACCAGTCAATTGATCCGAGACTTGACCCTTCTCAGGTTAAAAGACAATACCTGTTTTCTGTTCTGAAAAAATATGAAGTATCTAAAGCTGAATATGATTCATCATTGAACTGGTACGCGCAAAATCTTAAAGTCTATTTGAAGGTTTACGACCATGTTATCGCCAGGTTGAAAAAAGAACAGAAGAAAATCCAACTGGAAAAAGGAGAATCGGCTCAACAGCAGGGGAATATTGCATCCGGAGATACTGTAAATATCTGGACAAGAAGCAATCTGGCTTTGTTAAACGAACTACCCGCATTTAGTCACTCATTTGCCGAAATTCGTGCCAATGAGAGTTTTCAGTTGAATGACCTGTATAAGTTTACAGCCAATGTCCGTAACCTTAGAAGTTCAGGGAACTTCTCACCCAAAATGGTGCTGACTGTTTGCTATACCAATGACTCTACTCAGACTGTTAGCAGAAACATCAACAACAGTTCGCGTGTAGAGTTGCAACTGAAAACATCATCAAGCCGCAAGGTTGATAAAGTAATTGCCGGATTTACACAAAACGGTTCAGGTATGGTAATGATTGAAAATATATCATTGCTTCGTATTCACGAAAAGAAGAAACCTTAA
- a CDS encoding TraR/DksA family transcriptional regulator encodes MSEKTRYSDEELSEFKEIILDKLEKAQRDYDLLKSSITNTDGNDISDTSPTFKVLEEGAATLSKEEAGRLAQRQMKFIQHLQAALVRIENKTYGICRETGKLIPKERLRAVPHATLSIEAKDTQK; translated from the coding sequence ATGTCAGAAAAAACCAGATATTCAGACGAAGAGTTATCAGAATTCAAAGAAATTATTCTGGATAAACTTGAAAAAGCACAGCGTGATTACGATTTGCTTAAATCATCCATCACAAACACGGATGGTAATGACATCAGCGATACATCACCAACCTTTAAAGTATTGGAAGAGGGAGCTGCCACGCTTTCAAAAGAGGAAGCCGGCAGATTGGCTCAACGTCAAATGAAATTCATCCAACACCTTCAGGCTGCGTTGGTACGTATTGAAAATAAAACCTACGGTATTTGCCGTGAAACCGGTAAACTTATTCCGAAGGAACGTCTGCGTGCAGTGCCTCATGCAACATTAAGCATTGAAGCCAAAGACACTCAGAAATAG